TCCTATTTAACACTAAAACATCCCCTTATCAAGAACTATGCTTTCCATAAAAAGATAAAGCAGTAAAATTATTTTACTTTTTCTTATAAATCTTTTGACTTTGATGAGATATTCTAGTAAATTAAATAATAAAGATTCTTCAATATTGTAACTGTATTGATCCGAACTTTTTTATTGCAATATAATGTTGCTTTAATTAATATATTTCATATAAGGTAGGCCAAAAGAGGTAAAATTATGAATGGACTTGTTATCACTGCAATATGGGTGATTACTGCTAGTTTTCTAGGTTTCTGCATTAGTGCTATATTTTCAAATAGCATTAAGCTTTCACGGCGTGTATTTCTGATCCCTTACGTTATACTCATTAGCGCATTTCTCTTTGAATTTATCAATATCAGCAAGTTCGATTTAGGAGCTCTTTTTTCTCATAACTGGCTATGGGGCGTTATCAGTGGAGTGATTATCGGATTATTACTGGTAAAAAATGTGTTTTCCCAGCCGGCTTCACGGCAATCTAAAGGATGGAATTTTGTACTTGATATTGTTTGGATAGGTTTGGTTTACGGAATTATTGATGCGTTGTTTCTTAATGTGATGCCGGTTCTTGTAGTTTGGTTATCTGCCCCTTTAATCGGAGGAGTAACTACATGGCCAGGTAAGATTGGCATTGGTGCTCTTGGTCTGGTTGCCAGTCTGTTGGTTACTCTGGCATACCACTTGGGCTATGCGGAATTCCGAAATCGACGTGTAGGTTTAGTGCTTTTCGGCAATATGCTTATTACGCTTGCCTTTATTATTAGTGTAAACCCGTTGGGAGCCGTTCTAAGCCATGCTGCCATGCACATTGTGGCAGTAATTCGAGGTCCGGAGACGACCATTCAACTACCGCCACATAGGTAGATAAGTGGATTCAAACTTCACATAAAGGCTTAAGCATGACTATTAAATTAGAGGTAGTGGTAATTAATCTGAAATTTTTTCCACTTTATATTAATTTTTAAAAAATAGAGCATTTAATTTGTAACAGGAGGCCTTTAATGAATTATTTAAAGAGTATCTATACACCCGTAAAATTCAATCCCAAAAAAGATCTGGTCATTGCCTTGTTTTCTTGGCTTTTGGTGGTTGGCTCACTTTCGATTGCTACCTACCTAATTACCTCCCAGAGAGGTCTTTTATATTTTTTATTCTATGCAGTCATTGGAGCGACAATTTTTGGTATTAGTTTGCCTGCTTATTGGACCTTAATTAAAAAAAGAGAAAGCCTCGATAAGCTGGGAATTACCAAGAAGAATCTTAAAATAAGTATCGCTGCCCAAATCTTACTCGCCATCATTCTATATTACAACAAGATTGATATTCTATTAGGTAAAGAATTTTCAGAGCTTTTTCCACTTATCACCCTGGTACTGGCCATTGGTTTTTTTGAGGCTGTTTTTTGGAGAGGTTGGATTTTGACTAACCTAGAAGACTCCTTTGGTACGATACCGGCAGTAATCTTGGGATCACTTTTATATGCAGCTTATCACATAGGTTACGGTATGGGATTTAGTGAAATGCTCTTTTTATTTTATATAGGCATTATGTTTGCAACACTATTTGTTTTAAGCAGGAATATTTTTATCCTATGGCCAATTTTTCAACCCTTCGGTCAATTAATAACCATTTCCAAAGAGGATCTTCCGCTTCCCTTGATAGCTTCAGTAGGGTTTATAGAAGTTTTAATAGTTATGTTTGTAATTATTCTTATTCTATGGAAATATTCAACCAAAAATAACATAAAATAGGATAGACTGAATATTTAATTCTCATTAATAAGAGTGATAGGATTTTAAATAGGTGTCTGTCCCTTGTATTCCTCCATTTTAAGCGCATGCCCAGCAGGTTGTTATTGGTAACCTCAGTATTTACGGGTTTAATGACAGTAATACTCATAAATACGCTGTTTGCTAATAGATTTTTCTAATTTGTAAAAATGCCTTTAAACGTTGTAGTTTTAATAGCTTTGATACTGGTTTCTTATTTTACAACAGTTGAGCTCACTAAAAAATACTTTTTTAAAAAATATGATATTTAATAAACGCATAAATGCGTG
This genomic interval from Candidatus Atribacteria bacterium contains the following:
- a CDS encoding CPBP family intramembrane metalloprotease; protein product: MNYLKSIYTPVKFNPKKDLVIALFSWLLVVGSLSIATYLITSQRGLLYFLFYAVIGATIFGISLPAYWTLIKKRESLDKLGITKKNLKISIAAQILLAIILYYNKIDILLGKEFSELFPLITLVLAIGFFEAVFWRGWILTNLEDSFGTIPAVILGSLLYAAYHIGYGMGFSEMLFLFYIGIMFATLFVLSRNIFILWPIFQPFGQLITISKEDLPLPLIASVGFIEVLIVMFVIILILWKYSTKNNIK